The following proteins are co-located in the Candidatus Methanogranum gryphiswaldense genome:
- a CDS encoding universal stress protein, protein MSFKKILVPTDGSEFTKNAIEKSIQMAKLSGGTVTAIYVLDQSVYASMPMDSTVINLYDTLETEGKAATDYVKKRCEDENVNSETEIVEGIPAKVIVTMSKKFDLVVMGTLGKKGMTKVLMGSVAEKVIEKAHCPVMVISASVKPDFPS, encoded by the coding sequence ATGAGCTTCAAAAAAATACTAGTCCCTACGGACGGCAGCGAATTCACAAAGAATGCCATAGAAAAGAGTATACAGATGGCAAAACTAAGCGGAGGCACCGTCACAGCGATATATGTTCTCGATCAATCCGTCTATGCCAGCATGCCTATGGATTCCACAGTGATCAATCTATATGATACGCTGGAGACAGAAGGAAAGGCAGCCACGGATTACGTAAAAAAGAGATGCGAAGACGAAAATGTAAATTCTGAAACAGAGATCGTTGAAGGAATACCTGCAAAAGTGATCGTCACCATGTCGAAGAAATTTGATCTGGTGGTCATGGGAACCCTCGGAAAAAAGGGAATGACAAAAGTGCTGATGGGCAGTGTTGCAGAAAAAGTGATCGAGAAGGCACATTGTCCCGTCATGGTGATAAGCGCCTCTGTGAAGCCTGACTTCCCGTCCTAA
- the glyS gene encoding glycine--tRNA ligase — MSICKRRGFIWPSFELYGGVAGMFDYGPTGFSLRNNIVDVWRNIYKGKEGFVEIDSETVNPREVFKASGHVDEFADLITYCTKCQSPFRADHLVKEFYNNADVLTPKQLDEAFVKHNVVCPECGGNLGPVEEFNLMFKTTIGPGSARVGYLRPETAQGIFVNYLNLYRYNREKLPMGVIQTGRGYRNEIAPRQGMIRMREFNMMEVELFVDPTDKNWSRYPEIENELITLVPNTTGETITITVKEAVDKGIIANKVLAYFVNTTKQFLIRLGIDPKRLRFRQHLKDEMAHYAADCWDAEVLLSYGWIEITGIADRGCWDLSRHAEFSGTDLTHFKKFDEPKEVEIDKIKAKHKALGPKFKGKAKDIAVAMESKMPSDVKNGKLKLVIDGEEIILTDEFFEIAKVNEKISGERVVPHVIEPSHGLDRIFYSILEHAYSFDEEKGYAVLRLKPEVAPIKVGVFPLMEKDGLDTIATEIYDTVHTHRVEAYYDGTGTIGKRYARMDEIGTPWCITVDYDTLDGKDKGTVTIRDRDSSQQKRIPVKKCGEIVDSLIAGKPFSSL, encoded by the coding sequence ATGTCCATCTGCAAGCGCAGAGGATTCATCTGGCCCTCATTCGAACTTTACGGTGGGGTCGCAGGAATGTTTGACTACGGACCTACGGGTTTCAGTCTAAGGAACAATATCGTGGATGTCTGGAGAAACATCTACAAAGGGAAAGAAGGTTTCGTCGAGATAGACTCGGAGACCGTTAATCCTAGAGAGGTCTTCAAGGCATCAGGACATGTCGACGAATTCGCTGACCTCATAACATACTGCACCAAATGCCAATCTCCCTTCAGAGCGGATCATCTTGTAAAAGAATTCTACAACAATGCAGACGTTCTTACCCCAAAACAACTGGACGAAGCCTTTGTAAAACACAATGTCGTCTGTCCAGAATGTGGAGGGAATCTTGGACCGGTAGAAGAATTCAACCTTATGTTCAAGACAACCATTGGACCTGGTTCCGCACGTGTCGGATATCTGAGGCCTGAGACAGCACAAGGAATATTCGTTAACTACCTCAATCTTTACAGATATAACAGGGAAAAACTCCCAATGGGTGTTATTCAGACCGGAAGAGGATATAGAAATGAGATCGCTCCACGTCAGGGGATGATCAGAATGAGGGAGTTCAATATGATGGAGGTCGAACTTTTCGTCGATCCCACAGACAAGAACTGGTCCAGATACCCTGAGATCGAGAACGAACTCATAACACTTGTACCCAACACAACCGGGGAAACAATAACCATTACTGTCAAAGAAGCCGTGGATAAGGGAATAATAGCCAATAAGGTCCTGGCATATTTCGTCAACACGACAAAACAATTCCTGATAAGGCTCGGAATAGATCCAAAAAGACTGAGATTCAGACAACATCTGAAAGACGAAATGGCACACTATGCCGCAGACTGTTGGGATGCAGAGGTACTTCTATCGTACGGATGGATAGAGATAACCGGCATCGCAGACAGAGGGTGCTGGGATCTGTCACGTCATGCAGAGTTCTCAGGAACAGACCTCACACACTTCAAGAAGTTCGATGAGCCAAAAGAGGTCGAGATCGATAAGATCAAGGCCAAACACAAAGCACTAGGGCCCAAATTCAAAGGAAAAGCCAAGGACATCGCAGTTGCCATGGAATCCAAGATGCCTTCTGATGTAAAGAACGGAAAGCTAAAATTAGTGATTGACGGAGAAGAGATCATCCTGACAGATGAGTTCTTTGAGATCGCCAAAGTGAATGAGAAGATCTCAGGAGAGCGTGTAGTACCTCATGTGATCGAACCCTCACACGGACTTGACAGGATATTCTATTCGATACTGGAGCATGCATATTCCTTCGACGAGGAAAAAGGCTATGCTGTATTGAGACTCAAGCCCGAAGTTGCACCCATCAAGGTAGGAGTATTCCCCTTGATGGAAAAGGATGGTCTTGATACCATCGCGACAGAGATCTACGATACCGTACACACCCATCGTGTCGAAGCCTACTATGACGGGACCGGAACTATAGGCAAGAGATATGCTCGTATGGATGAGATCGGTACCCCCTGGTGCATCACAGTGGACTATGACACCCTAGACGGAAAGGACAAGGGAACTGTGACGATAAGGGACCGTGACTCCAGTCAGCAAAAAAGGATACCAGTTAAGAAATGTGGGGAGATAGTGGATTCCCTGATCGCTGGCAAACCTTTCAGCAGTCTTTGA
- a CDS encoding valine--tRNA ligase has translation MSQYDSATIEKRWQEMWKEEKVYHFDPKSNKPVFSIDNPPRYTSGSLHLGHATGYSLIDFAARYKRMNGHNVFFPLCFDVNGTPIEVKVEKKYNITKLDLPRKEYRKLCSDYANGFIDEMTHHFEILGESMDPSIYYQTDAPYYRRITQLSFIKLFNKGLVYKANFPVNWCPRCMTALADAEVEYKDNVNKLNFIKFQIVGEDDHILVATTRPELLCTCKVVAVHPDDKTKQHLIGKELITPLYGRHVKVISDPKVDPAYGTGNVMICTIGDKEDLEWVMKYHLEMEKGIDECGKMTELAGKYAGMPVADAREAAINDLREQGILVRQKDNPQQVSICWRCKTPIEFLQVPQWFLKTTDFKKEVLKRADEINWFPEFMKIRLQDWTNSLEWDWVLSRQRIFATPIPLWECEDCGHAVCATEEQCYVDPLDDKPPVPKCPKCGGKLCGCTDVFDTWMDSSGSALYNTYWERDPELHKKLFPMSMRPQSHDIIRTWAFYSILRSDQIAHSKPWNDIMIHGFIMAPDGTPMHSSVGNVINPIPIIENYGADALRYYAATCSLGIDHAFREKDVIRGRKLCNKIFNIGQFVGRFFDNVPKSCDSLRESDKWIISKYSEVVRSATEYLEVYQFDKAMRDVEAFIWHDFADNYIEMVKARNDDAVKYTLYNVFLGALKLMAPFMPHITEDVYQEHFKAHDGNSSIHLTAWPTPIFVDQTALVSGDALAEVLAAIRAWKSENKMPLNAELTKVEFVGEAAKVLKHTESDISETTKAKEVIIAPKADLKEEIVGVKPEYGKLGPAFKAQAKAIVAALNSADPEDITKQLTNGQVVLDVEGENITLGPEFFKVEKRLMLGGKAVDTIQVGNILVVIEI, from the coding sequence ATGTCACAATACGATTCTGCAACCATCGAGAAACGTTGGCAGGAGATGTGGAAAGAGGAAAAGGTCTATCACTTTGATCCTAAATCCAATAAACCCGTCTTCAGCATCGACAACCCACCAAGATACACTTCCGGATCCCTTCACCTCGGTCATGCCACGGGATACTCCCTGATCGACTTTGCCGCAAGGTACAAGAGAATGAACGGTCACAATGTATTCTTCCCGTTATGTTTCGATGTCAACGGAACGCCTATCGAGGTCAAGGTCGAAAAGAAATACAACATCACAAAACTGGACCTTCCGAGAAAGGAATACAGGAAATTATGCAGCGACTATGCCAATGGTTTCATTGACGAGATGACCCACCACTTCGAGATACTCGGAGAGAGCATGGATCCAAGCATCTATTACCAGACAGACGCACCTTATTACAGGCGCATAACACAGCTGTCCTTCATTAAATTGTTCAACAAAGGACTCGTTTACAAAGCGAACTTCCCGGTGAACTGGTGTCCCAGATGTATGACCGCGCTTGCAGATGCAGAGGTCGAATACAAGGACAATGTCAACAAACTCAATTTTATAAAATTCCAGATCGTCGGAGAGGACGACCACATATTGGTCGCGACCACTAGACCAGAACTTCTATGCACGTGTAAGGTCGTAGCAGTACATCCAGACGATAAGACCAAACAGCATCTGATCGGAAAGGAACTCATAACCCCTCTCTACGGAAGACATGTTAAGGTCATCTCCGATCCCAAGGTAGATCCCGCATACGGTACCGGTAACGTAATGATATGCACTATAGGCGACAAAGAGGATCTGGAATGGGTGATGAAATATCACCTGGAGATGGAAAAGGGAATTGACGAGTGCGGTAAAATGACCGAACTTGCCGGAAAATATGCAGGAATGCCCGTAGCGGATGCGAGAGAAGCGGCCATCAATGATCTGAGAGAACAAGGCATACTCGTCAGACAGAAGGACAACCCTCAGCAAGTCTCCATCTGTTGGAGATGCAAGACCCCGATAGAATTCCTGCAGGTCCCTCAATGGTTCCTCAAGACCACCGATTTCAAGAAAGAGGTCCTGAAGAGAGCAGATGAGATCAACTGGTTCCCAGAATTCATGAAGATAAGGCTTCAGGACTGGACCAACTCGCTTGAATGGGATTGGGTACTGAGCAGACAGCGCATATTCGCCACACCTATACCCCTATGGGAATGCGAAGACTGCGGACACGCGGTCTGTGCCACGGAGGAACAATGCTATGTGGACCCCCTGGATGATAAACCCCCAGTACCAAAATGCCCCAAGTGCGGTGGAAAACTGTGCGGATGCACGGACGTATTCGACACATGGATGGATTCATCTGGATCGGCATTGTACAACACCTACTGGGAAAGAGACCCCGAACTACACAAGAAACTCTTCCCGATGTCCATGAGACCCCAGTCTCATGATATAATCAGGACTTGGGCATTCTATTCGATCCTTAGATCCGACCAAATAGCACATTCCAAACCGTGGAACGACATAATGATACATGGATTCATCATGGCTCCAGACGGAACGCCGATGCATTCATCCGTTGGAAATGTCATAAATCCCATACCTATAATCGAGAACTACGGAGCAGATGCTCTTAGGTACTATGCGGCAACATGTTCCCTCGGTATTGACCATGCCTTCAGAGAGAAGGATGTCATAAGAGGAAGGAAACTCTGCAACAAGATCTTCAACATAGGTCAGTTCGTAGGTCGTTTCTTCGACAACGTTCCCAAGTCCTGTGACAGCCTCAGAGAATCGGACAAATGGATCATCAGTAAATATTCCGAGGTCGTGAGATCGGCAACAGAATATCTGGAGGTCTACCAGTTCGACAAGGCGATGAGAGATGTTGAGGCATTCATATGGCATGACTTCGCTGACAATTACATAGAGATGGTCAAGGCCAGGAATGACGATGCTGTGAAATACACACTTTACAACGTCTTCCTCGGAGCACTGAAGCTCATGGCACCATTCATGCCGCATATAACAGAGGATGTCTATCAGGAGCATTTCAAGGCCCATGACGGGAACAGCAGCATTCACTTAACCGCGTGGCCTACACCTATATTCGTGGACCAAACGGCCCTCGTCTCCGGTGATGCACTGGCAGAGGTCCTTGCTGCGATACGCGCATGGAAATCAGAGAACAAGATGCCGCTCAATGCGGAACTTACCAAAGTAGAATTCGTCGGAGAGGCGGCAAAGGTCCTCAAACACACCGAATCGGATATCTCGGAGACCACGAAGGCCAAAGAGGTCATAATCGCGCCTAAGGCGGATCTCAAAGAAGAGATCGTGGGAGTGAAACCCGAATATGGCAAACTTGGACCTGCATTCAAGGCCCAGGCAAAAGCCATTGTCGCAGCACTCAATTCCGCTGATCCCGAAGACATCACAAAACAACTTACCAACGGACAGGTGGTATTGGATGTCGAAGGTGAGAATATAACCCTCGGGCCGGAATTCTTCAAGGTCGAGAAACGTCTCATGCTTGGCGGAAAGGCCGTCGACACTATACAGGTCGGTAACATCCTGGTCGTCATAGAGATCTGA
- a CDS encoding universal stress protein: MGFQKILVPVDIDGYANGAVEEALSLAKLSGGYITVMHVTDKIDSPASKKAIDKVIAKGAEAGIKVEPLVLSGSPSDIILEKSKDYDIIVMGTSGKKKILTGSVAKAVIKNASCPVVVVRSWR; encoded by the coding sequence ATGGGTTTTCAAAAGATACTTGTGCCCGTCGATATCGACGGCTATGCAAATGGTGCTGTTGAAGAGGCACTATCATTGGCAAAACTCTCGGGAGGATATATCACAGTCATGCACGTGACCGACAAAATAGATTCGCCTGCTAGTAAAAAGGCAATCGACAAGGTCATAGCAAAAGGTGCAGAAGCGGGCATCAAAGTAGAACCTTTGGTACTCAGTGGTTCTCCTTCAGATATCATACTTGAAAAATCCAAGGATTACGACATCATAGTCATGGGCACGTCCGGAAAGAAGAAGATCCTTACCGGAAGCGTAGCAAAGGCAGTAATCAAGAACGCCTCATGTCCTGTAGTCGTTGTCAGGTCATGGAGGTAA
- a CDS encoding CBS domain-containing protein, which produces MGIKDLEDLKKLSILRSQIDSISVEEILITEFPTVGSEDRVADALSKMRQTGFQELPVVDDGAYAGMISYGSILKKRSLTIDTKVKNMIRNLPTLTIETEITKIAEHMVMNNCRQLPVLNGKKVIGLVSRRGLIDIAGRMKALKDIKVWEIMTSPVEFLRENALLQDAIDIMRRLDIRTIPVMDNADNLVGIVGMKEIIDNFWKDNERLFGDFDKNNKMQITIESVCTTSVQTVEWDSNIGDAATVMTGRHFSTLPVVDGNETVGILTEYDIIELISSCRERESLFVQISGLEEEDKIYTDAMYADIEDEVKKISKIYKPESLTIHVSRYNEDGEKKKYSLTGKLFIDGTTVNAKVIDWDLVKANNDLMKRIESLVVDLKDSRVSFRKRKK; this is translated from the coding sequence TTGGGAATTAAAGACCTAGAAGATCTTAAGAAATTATCAATACTAAGATCCCAGATCGACAGTATATCTGTTGAAGAGATTTTGATCACCGAATTCCCGACCGTCGGGTCGGAGGACAGGGTTGCGGATGCACTGTCCAAAATGAGGCAGACAGGCTTCCAAGAATTACCCGTTGTGGATGATGGTGCCTATGCCGGAATGATCAGCTATGGATCGATCCTCAAAAAAAGGAGCCTCACTATAGACACAAAAGTAAAGAACATGATCCGCAACCTGCCAACACTGACCATTGAAACGGAGATCACTAAGATCGCAGAACACATGGTTATGAACAACTGCAGACAACTTCCCGTCTTGAACGGCAAAAAGGTCATTGGATTGGTATCCAGAAGAGGTCTGATCGATATTGCCGGACGCATGAAGGCTTTGAAGGACATCAAGGTCTGGGAGATAATGACGTCCCCTGTGGAATTCCTGAGGGAAAATGCATTACTCCAGGATGCCATCGATATCATGAGGAGACTGGACATCAGGACCATACCCGTGATGGACAATGCCGACAATCTTGTAGGTATAGTCGGAATGAAAGAGATCATCGATAACTTCTGGAAGGATAACGAGAGGCTCTTCGGCGATTTCGACAAGAACAACAAGATGCAGATCACGATCGAATCTGTATGTACCACGTCTGTACAGACTGTGGAATGGGATAGCAACATCGGGGATGCGGCCACAGTAATGACCGGCCGTCACTTCTCCACATTGCCTGTCGTGGACGGTAACGAGACCGTTGGAATCCTCACGGAATACGATATAATTGAACTTATATCATCATGCCGCGAAAGGGAATCGTTATTTGTCCAGATCAGCGGTCTGGAGGAAGAGGATAAGATCTACACCGATGCCATGTACGCAGACATTGAGGATGAGGTAAAGAAGATCTCCAAGATCTACAAACCAGAATCCTTGACGATACATGTCTCAAGATATAATGAGGACGGAGAAAAGAAGAAATACAGCCTTACCGGAAAACTGTTCATTGACGGCACAACGGTGAACGCTAAGGTAATAGACTGGGACCTTGTAAAGGCCAACAACGACCTCATGAAGAGGATAGAATCGCTGGTCGTCGACCTCAAAGATTCCAGAGTAAGCTTCAGAAAGAGAAAGAAATAA
- a CDS encoding acetate uptake transporter gives MADGLEKPTLKKSNPAPLGLLGFGMSTVLLSLHNADLIPLDAVIISMAIFCGGLAQFAAGMMEYRNGNTFGTTAFTLYGVFWLSFAFIKMDPSGFGSEGTTVGMYCFVWGVLTLFLLIGTLKGRNALKFVFFTLTIVFFLLAAGDLSSNQTIIHIAGFLGIVCGASAMYTAFAEVLSEQLGKEVLPY, from the coding sequence ATGGCCGACGGACTAGAAAAGCCGACCTTGAAGAAATCGAACCCGGCCCCATTGGGGCTTTTGGGATTCGGTATGTCAACTGTACTGTTGTCGTTGCATAATGCGGATCTTATTCCGTTAGATGCAGTAATAATCTCAATGGCAATATTTTGCGGAGGATTAGCACAGTTCGCAGCGGGTATGATGGAATATCGCAACGGAAATACATTCGGAACAACTGCATTCACGCTTTACGGTGTGTTCTGGTTATCGTTCGCTTTCATCAAAATGGACCCGAGCGGATTTGGATCCGAAGGAACTACTGTTGGGATGTACTGTTTCGTATGGGGAGTCCTTACATTGTTCCTGTTGATAGGGACTTTGAAGGGAAGGAATGCGTTGAAGTTCGTGTTTTTTACACTGACTATCGTGTTCTTCCTTCTCGCTGCAGGCGACCTGTCAAGCAATCAGACGATAATCCATATAGCAGGATTCCTCGGAATAGTATGTGGTGCTTCTGCGATGTATACCGCATTTGCTGAAGTTCTTTCTGAACAGTTGGGAAAAGAGGTCTTACCGTATTGA
- a CDS encoding Na+-dependent transporter — translation MNAKGLLCSTALVMGAALIISLITNISGYFPYEIFTAPIRRNITLVLIIIMITVSLSRIPYKNLDPIKNSKSLMRALILGLIAASIIPLLAYLILKDIPAFKDYATGLVFIAAAPFAVSIPPLSYILRGDLAHALRSTIFVYVAALLWIPFVIWITIGELVDMKSVVITIVEVIGLPLILSRFLTRVEISKEVMSVTLNVILAFFVWLSVSTAIFPSTMSVLIVFLLIAALRTFVFSNGVNVIERKLNIPWPQRVTDVLMTSYKNNGIAIALCVATLGTQAPYAVTVIATSIVIEICWVTFMDSVTFSKKRMKRELTIDQER, via the coding sequence ATGAATGCAAAAGGTCTCCTATGCAGTACCGCGCTTGTTATGGGGGCCGCATTGATCATATCACTGATAACGAATATTTCTGGATACTTTCCATATGAAATATTCACTGCACCTATAAGACGCAATATCACGCTTGTTCTGATAATAATAATGATCACCGTATCCCTTTCACGGATACCTTATAAAAATCTAGACCCTATAAAAAATTCAAAATCTCTGATGAGAGCCCTGATATTAGGACTGATCGCAGCATCGATAATACCATTGCTCGCATATCTTATACTGAAGGACATACCCGCTTTCAAAGACTATGCCACAGGATTGGTCTTCATAGCAGCTGCACCTTTCGCAGTATCCATACCGCCGCTTTCCTATATCCTACGTGGAGATCTGGCACATGCACTAAGATCCACCATATTCGTATATGTTGCTGCATTGCTGTGGATACCTTTCGTTATCTGGATAACTATCGGTGAACTTGTCGATATGAAAAGTGTTGTTATAACGATCGTAGAGGTCATCGGTCTACCTTTGATCCTGTCGAGATTCCTAACAAGAGTGGAGATAAGCAAAGAAGTAATGTCCGTCACGCTAAATGTAATCTTGGCTTTTTTCGTATGGCTTTCTGTGAGCACAGCAATATTCCCCAGTACAATGTCCGTACTAATTGTGTTCCTACTCATAGCTGCCTTGAGAACCTTCGTATTCAGCAATGGAGTGAATGTAATAGAACGCAAACTAAACATACCGTGGCCACAGAGGGTGACCGATGTTCTGATGACATCCTACAAAAACAATGGGATCGCCATAGCTCTCTGTGTAGCAACCTTAGGCACCCAAGCACCTTATGCCGTAACGGTCATAGCAACATCGATCGTGATCGAGATATGTTGGGTCACATTCATGGATTCGGTCACATTCTCGAAAAAGAGGATGAAACGGGAACTCACCATTGACCAAGAGCGCTAG
- a CDS encoding CBS domain-containing protein yields MMTAAPIVVEVPGSRNDAINMMVRNKLTGLPVIRSSDGKLMGIVSRRDIFRKFDEDQLSLIMKKGCITIEPTASISQAAKIFAEKRIHRLPVVENGKLVGIITPTDLLREVKEMKTTMTAEDVIRTTCVTAYVDEPLAYTITAMRISDVPAVPVLDARGKLVGILTDRDLFSDQTKDAEAMSKLGIEDSELAGYRNVLPLFYAATEKYLSDDRKVRDYMVKDPQTVFKKTTLNDVAKMMLQNDFGQVPVHGTKDELVGMIYDVDVLCALTRNAE; encoded by the coding sequence ATAATGACCGCAGCACCGATCGTCGTCGAGGTTCCAGGTAGCCGTAACGACGCGATCAACATGATGGTTAGAAACAAGCTTACCGGTCTACCGGTCATCCGTTCGTCGGACGGAAAACTCATGGGAATAGTCTCAAGAAGGGACATATTCAGAAAATTCGATGAAGATCAACTTTCTCTCATAATGAAGAAAGGTTGCATAACCATCGAGCCTACTGCTAGTATCTCTCAAGCAGCTAAAATATTCGCCGAAAAAAGGATACACAGATTGCCTGTGGTCGAAAATGGAAAACTCGTCGGTATCATCACTCCGACCGACCTTCTCAGGGAGGTCAAGGAAATGAAGACCACAATGACCGCAGAAGATGTCATAAGGACCACCTGCGTAACTGCATATGTCGATGAACCCCTTGCTTACACGATCACAGCAATGAGGATCAGCGATGTTCCAGCAGTACCTGTTCTTGATGCACGCGGAAAACTTGTAGGTATACTTACGGACCGTGATCTTTTCAGCGATCAGACAAAAGATGCTGAGGCGATGTCAAAACTCGGAATAGAGGACTCAGAACTTGCAGGATACAGGAATGTATTGCCTCTTTTCTACGCTGCGACAGAAAAATACCTGTCCGATGATAGAAAAGTCAGGGATTACATGGTCAAAGACCCCCAGACAGTATTCAAGAAAACAACTCTCAACGATGTCGCCAAGATGATGCTCCAGAACGACTTTGGTCAGGTTCCGGTTCACGGAACCAAGGATGAACTCGTTGGAATGATTTATGATGTCGACGTACTTTGCGCACTTACAAGGAATGCGGAATGA
- a CDS encoding DEAD/DEAH box helicase, protein MISKFTDLGISEDIASAMDEMGWDEPTPIQIQAVPMGLKGIDMFAQAQTGTGKTGTFGSIVLGRIPAGKKLPSAIIIVPTRELANQVAEEFSRLAMFTGHVTVPIYGGASIEGQIKKLEHGADVIAGTPGRVRDMISRGILNMTCISEVVMDEADRMLDMGFIEDIEFILSSMPSDRQTLLFSATMPEDIKRLASDYMKKPKEISVSKDEMVLDLTKQYYISVGRRNKSWALCRILDIDKPKAIIFCQTKKMVDILVERLEGFDYKVEAIHGDMPQTKRERVIKDFRNDKIDILIATDVAARGLDIDDISYVVNYDMPEDVDTYIHRIGRTGRAGKEGVAISFITTEEEYLIKELELRTGMVIEKRDVPETEEGTKDTIRRVVDYDQICDVFGMCKFEINLGKKDGIGKVSLADYIIRVAKVREFSIGKIQIDENSSIVEVHKDFGNRMTMDLPKVKFKGKKIFVKVIQ, encoded by the coding sequence ATGATCTCAAAGTTCACAGATTTAGGTATTTCTGAAGATATAGCAAGTGCGATGGATGAAATGGGTTGGGATGAACCAACACCCATCCAGATACAGGCTGTACCCATGGGATTGAAAGGTATTGATATGTTTGCACAGGCGCAGACAGGTACCGGAAAGACAGGAACATTCGGTTCGATCGTGTTGGGAAGGATACCTGCGGGAAAGAAATTGCCATCGGCCATAATAATCGTTCCCACTCGCGAACTCGCGAATCAGGTCGCAGAGGAATTCAGCAGGTTAGCCATGTTCACGGGTCATGTTACAGTGCCCATCTATGGTGGAGCGAGCATCGAGGGCCAGATAAAGAAACTGGAGCATGGTGCAGACGTTATCGCTGGGACTCCTGGAAGGGTCAGAGATATGATATCCAGAGGCATCCTGAATATGACATGCATATCGGAGGTCGTCATGGATGAGGCCGACCGTATGCTCGATATGGGATTCATAGAGGATATCGAATTCATTCTGAGTTCTATGCCCAGCGACAGACAGACACTTCTTTTTTCGGCCACAATGCCAGAGGATATCAAGCGTCTCGCCTCCGACTACATGAAAAAGCCAAAGGAGATCAGTGTTTCCAAGGACGAGATGGTACTCGATCTCACCAAACAATATTATATTTCGGTGGGAAGGAGGAACAAATCCTGGGCTCTTTGCAGGATACTCGATATTGACAAGCCCAAGGCAATAATATTCTGTCAGACCAAGAAGATGGTGGACATCCTCGTGGAAAGGTTGGAAGGATTCGATTACAAGGTAGAGGCCATCCATGGTGACATGCCTCAGACCAAAAGAGAGAGGGTCATCAAGGATTTCAGGAATGATAAGATCGACATCCTCATAGCGACCGATGTTGCCGCAAGGGGATTGGATATCGATGATATCTCTTACGTCGTCAATTACGACATGCCCGAGGATGTGGACACATACATCCACAGGATTGGAAGAACTGGAAGGGCCGGCAAAGAAGGAGTTGCGATATCATTCATCACAACCGAGGAAGAGTATCTCATAAAGGAACTCGAGCTTCGTACCGGGATGGTAATAGAGAAAAGAGACGTTCCGGAAACGGAAGAAGGTACAAAGGATACTATCCGTAGGGTCGTGGATTACGATCAGATATGTGATGTGTTCGGAATGTGCAAATTTGAGATCAATCTTGGAAAGAAAGACGGGATTGGAAAGGTCTCTCTTGCAGACTATATAATACGTGTAGCTAAGGTCAGAGAATTCTCTATAGGAAAGATACAGATCGATGAGAACTCATCAATAGTGGAAGTTCACAAGGATTTCGGCAATAGAATGACGATGGACCTTCCAAAAGTTAAGTTCAAAGGTAAGAAGATATTCGTTAAGGTCATTCAATAA